The sequence GCGGACGGACTCCTCCAGGGCGGCACGGACGGCCGGATCCAGCTCCTCCAGCGCCCGCGCGAGGACGTCGGCGGGCACCCGGACCGACTCGTTCCGGACGCCGTCGAGCTTCTCCCCCCAGTCGATCACTGCCGCCGAGCCACGATGGCGTACGTCCTCGCAGATGGGCCGCACCGTCTCCAGGGCGGCTTCCACGTCGAACTCGGCACGGGGCAGCAGGTCGCGCAGGGCGCCGCCCTCGGGGAGGGCATCGCCGCGCAGATCGATTCGAGAGATCACACCGCAATTCTCGCAGACCGCCACGCGCGCCCGGACGGCCGTATCACTGGCTGATACATGCCGCCGCTGTGACGGCTGACTATGTGCGTTCATCCGGTCACTCAGAGGGAATAACGGGAACACGCCTCCGAACGAAAGGGGCACCGGTGACGGAGCGGCACGACGATGATCTCCCGGACGGCCTCAGCGCGGCGGAGCTGGGCATGTGGCAGTCCTTCCGGAACGGCACGACCTACGACCTGCGGGCCCGCGACCGGGTCCGCGACGATCCCTTCGCCCCGCACGAGTGGGGACCCGAGCGCAGCGTGGAGGCCCGGGTCGTCGCCCGGCTGCTGCTGAGCGGCCCGCCGGCCCGGCCGGGCCGGGTGACGGCGCTGAAGCTCTGGGGCGTACGAATCACCGGAAAGCTGGACCTGGCGGGCGGGCGCGTCGATCCGTACGTGGAGCTGACCGGCTGCCGGTTCGACGAGGAGGTGGCCTTCCCGGAGTGCCACTTCACGACCCTGCGGCTGGTGGGCTGCGCGCTGCCGCGCCTGGAGGCGGCACGGCTGCGCACCGAGGGCGATCTGCATCTGCCGCGCTGCCGGGTGGAGCGGGGCATCCGGCTCACGGACGCGCAGATCGGCACGGACCTGCTGATCAACCAGATCGAGGCCGGCCCGGACCGGCAGGGCCGGGCCCTGCTCGGGGACGGGCTGACGGTGGCCCAGGACCTCCAGGCCGAGATGGCCGACCTGCTCGGCGAGCTGAGTCTGCGCGGCGCGAAGGTGGGCGGTTCGCTGAGCCTGCGCGGCAGCCGGCTGCGCGCGGTCCAGGGGCGCCGCGCGCTGAACGCCCCGCAGCTCAGCGTGGAGCGGACGCTGTACATGAGCGAGGCGTGGGTCAGCGTGGACACGGGGAACCAGGGCACCACTCCCCCGTACGGCATCGCCACCTCGCCGACCCCTGCGCACGGCACCCGGGCGCAGGTGTTCCGCTGCCGGGGCGGGGTGCGGCTGGACGACGGCAGGTTCGGTGACGCGGTGGACCTGCACAAGGCGGTGTTCGTGCTGGACGCGCACGAGGAGCTGTCGCTGCGCCGGACGGTCACCCCGGAGCTGCGGTTCAACCCGGAGCGCCCGGCGCGCGGCCGGGTGGTGCTCAACGGCGCGAAGGTCGTCACGCTGATCGACGTGTCGACGAGCTGGCCGGGCCCCGGCGGCCTGGCGATGGGCGGGTTCGTGTACGAGAACCTCGTCCCGTACGGGCACTTCCCGCTCTCCCGGCGCCTGGAGTGGGTGGCGGCGGCCACCCCGGAGTACGTGCCGGAGCCGTACGAGCGCCTGGCGGCCGTGCTCCGGGGCAGCGGGGAGGACGCGGACGCCCGGGAGGTGCTGCTCGCCAAGCAGCGCCGCCGTCGCGAGACGCTGCCGCCCGCCGGGAAGCTCTGGGGCTATCTCCAGGACTGGACGGTGGCGTACGGCTACCGGCCGGGGCGGGCCGCGGTGTGGATGGCGGTGCTGTGGGCGGCGGGCACGCTGGCGTTCTCGCGGTACGACCCGGCATCGATCAAGGGCGGGGAGCATCCCCGGTGGAACGCGGCGCTGTACGCCCTGGATCTGCTCATCCCGGTGATCGATCTCGGCCAGGACGGCTACTGGCGGATGGAGGGCGGCTGGCAGTGGCTGGCGGCGGCGCTGGTCCTGCTGGGGTGGATACTGGCCACCACGGTCGCGGCGGGCGCCTCCCGGCTGCTGCGCCGCGGCTGAGGCGTACACCGCGACGCGAACGGGGTACGCCCCGGCGCACCGGGCCGTTCAGGACCCCGTGGGCGCCGGGGCAGACCACGGACCTTCTGCCCAGCACCCATGAGAACCAGCCAGAATCCGCGCTTTCCTTTACTCCACCTTGACCGACGGCCGGGCAACCCATCCACTCGGCACCAAAGCTTCACAGCACCCCTCTTGGCGCCGCCTCCACCAGCGCTTTTCAATGGTCTGCACCATGCCTTTCCTCCGCGCTCTGCTCCGAACCGCGCGCGTGATCCGGCACACCCCGGCGCTGTCCACCGGGTTGCCCGCGGACCACGCGGTGCTGCTCGACGCCCCCGACGAACGGCTGTCCCCCGCGCTGGTGGCCGCCGCCGCCGGGGAGTACGAACCGGCCGCGAAGCTCCTGGCGACCACCCGGGACGCGGCCGAGTGGGAGAGCCGGGACCGCTATCTGAGACGGCTCGTCGCGTTCGCCCGCAACCGGGACGGCTGGCTCGGGGACTGGCTGGCCGCCGCCCCGCACGATCCGGACGCCCTGCTCGTCAAGGCGCAGCTCGCGGTCGACCGCGCCTGGGAGTCGCCGGCGCGGGCGGAGCAGCTGCGCGAGGTCGGGCCGCTGATCACGGCAGCCGCGCTCAGCGATCCGAGGGACCCGGTGCCCTGGCGCCTCGCGCTGGACCACGCCCGGGGCACGCAGGCCACGCACACCACGTTCGAGGAGCTGTGGGAGCAGGCCCTCCAGCGCTCCACGCACCACTACGGCTGCCATGTCGCGGCCCTGCAGTACCTCTCGGCCGCCTGGTACGGCTCGCACCGCGAGTGCTTCGACTTCGCCGAGCGGGCCGCCGAGGACTCGGTGCCCAGCTCCCTGGTCCAGGCGCTGCCGCTGCGCGCGGCCTTCGCGATGCTGACCGAGAGCGCGTGGGACGCCCGGTCGACCTCGGTGCAGGAGGAGCGGATCGACGCGGCGGCGGATCTGGCGATCTCGCTGTCGGCCTCCTTCGCCCCCGGCGACCCGTGGCCGGCCGAGGTCCGCAACCTGCTCGCGTACGTGCTGGTGGTACGGGGCCGGTGGGCCGAGGCGCTGGAGCAGTTCGGCCGGATCGGCCCGCACGCGTCCTCGTTCCCGTGGGCGTCGGTGTCCGGCGATCCGCTGGGCCGCTTCCTCGAGGCGCGGGACGGCGCGCGGCTCCGGGTGGCCTCCGCGACGCCGCTGCGACAAGGCTCCGGACGAGGACGGGCGCACGGCCATTACGCTTGACCGCTGTGACCACCGCTCGCCTGCCCCTGTTTCCGCTGAACGCGGTGCTGTTCCCAGGCCTCGTGCTGCCCCTCAACGTCTTCGAGGAGCGCTATCGCGCCATGATGCGCGAGCTCCTGACCATCGACGAGGACGAACCGCGCCGGTTCGCCGTGGTCGCCATCCGGGACGGCCGCGAAACCGCCGTCACGGGTGTCGGCATGCCGGAGGCGGTGCGTAAGCCCGTCGAACGCGGCCCGGCGGACGGCTTCGGCGCCGATCCCGTCCAGGCCCTGCACCGGGTGGGCTGCGTCGCCGACGCCGCGACCGTCCGGGAGCGCGCGGACGGCAGCTTCGAGGTCCTGGCCACCGGCACCACCCGGGTCCGGATCCTGTCCGTGGACGCGAGCGGCCCGTTCCTCATGGCCGAGCTGGAGGAGCTTGAGGAGGACCCGGGCGAGGAGGCGGGCCCGCTCGCCGAGGGCGTCCTGCGCGCCTTCCGCGCCTACCAGAAGCGGCTGGCCGGTGCGAGCGAGCGCTCCCTGACCACGGGCGCGGACCTGCCGGACGACCCGTCGGT is a genomic window of Streptomyces sp. NBC_00708 containing:
- a CDS encoding oxidoreductase gives rise to the protein MTERHDDDLPDGLSAAELGMWQSFRNGTTYDLRARDRVRDDPFAPHEWGPERSVEARVVARLLLSGPPARPGRVTALKLWGVRITGKLDLAGGRVDPYVELTGCRFDEEVAFPECHFTTLRLVGCALPRLEAARLRTEGDLHLPRCRVERGIRLTDAQIGTDLLINQIEAGPDRQGRALLGDGLTVAQDLQAEMADLLGELSLRGAKVGGSLSLRGSRLRAVQGRRALNAPQLSVERTLYMSEAWVSVDTGNQGTTPPYGIATSPTPAHGTRAQVFRCRGGVRLDDGRFGDAVDLHKAVFVLDAHEELSLRRTVTPELRFNPERPARGRVVLNGAKVVTLIDVSTSWPGPGGLAMGGFVYENLVPYGHFPLSRRLEWVAAATPEYVPEPYERLAAVLRGSGEDADAREVLLAKQRRRRETLPPAGKLWGYLQDWTVAYGYRPGRAAVWMAVLWAAGTLAFSRYDPASIKGGEHPRWNAALYALDLLIPVIDLGQDGYWRMEGGWQWLAAALVLLGWILATTVAAGASRLLRRG
- a CDS encoding LON peptidase substrate-binding domain-containing protein, encoding MTTARLPLFPLNAVLFPGLVLPLNVFEERYRAMMRELLTIDEDEPRRFAVVAIRDGRETAVTGVGMPEAVRKPVERGPADGFGADPVQALHRVGCVADAATVRERADGSFEVLATGTTRVRILSVDASGPFLMAELEELEEDPGEEAGPLAEGVLRAFRAYQKRLAGASERSLTTGADLPDDPSVVSYLVASTVVLDVPAKQRLLQAPDTATRLREELRILRSETSVIRHLPSLPAVDLTVAPTHPN